The Deltaproteobacteria bacterium DNA segment ACATATGCCATGCCCTTGACCTTATAGGTTATGATACCTTATCGGACAATTACCATGTACTCTTTTGATATATCTAAATAAAAGGTCTCATCAAAATTTTGAAACGCTCAGTTTTGGTACAAGCAACAAAAATAGTATGGGAGGTACGACCATGACAGATCATAATTCCACAAACGGCGGTTCTACCAACAAGGCTATCGATCCGGTATGTAGGATGGAGGTGGAACCCGGCCTGACGAAATTTGTTTCCGTTTACCAGGGCCGCAGTTATTGGTTTTGTGCCGAAGCATGTCGAAAGGCGTTCGAGGCAAATCCAAGAAAATATCTGCACAACAACACCCCCCGAAAAAAAGGCTGGTTCGGCCGGTACCTTCAAAGGATTGCAAAGGTCAGCCAAAAAGAGTTTGGTGGTGAGGGGCCGAGATGCCATTGATCGGGGGAGACCGATTCACCGGCCCTGAGAGGAATGCCGTTCCCGGTAGCAGGTGAAACCAGGATGGAGCAAAAAAACTAACAGGCGGGGGTTTTGTGAGCCATGACCGCCCATGACAAACATTTGCGCCTTTTCTCAAGACTGTCTGACAAGGGATCCAGGCATTTGAGCATCCCATTCGAAAGACAAGTAAAGGCGTGGCGGAAAGCCAACAAAAAGATGTCCTGGGGGATACCGGAAGACTCTTTTCGCGAGATCATGAAGCCGCTTCCCCTGACTGAAAAGGACAGGGCTGAAGGGTTTGTTGAAGTGGGCCTCTTTTATGGGTTTGGAGATGACGGAACGGGTCATTCCGATGCTGTCCTCTCGGGAAAGCTGGCCTGGAGCTATGCCGCGAAAAAATGGTGGAAAAAGACGTGGCAGTGCAATTATATTGATTTTAACAGAACGGATAGTATCCGCTTACGCACCGGGGCGCCACCAAGACCAAAAGGTTTTTACTTTGCGAAGGTTCGACTTGGAAATATATTTCAATCTCTTACGGTATCCAGGGCCCGGAAGGCATTCAACAAGGATACCGGCCTCGGTCCAGAAGGGATTCAAATGGTGGTCATCACCCATCCCTTTCTTCAAGATTTGATGAACACCCGGGAAATGCCTTTCATGGCCCTTGCCGATTATGATGTGGCCCCATACGGCTTTAATGACTTTTTCGACGCCGCACAACTTTTTTGCAGCAACGGCGTCCTGGGATTAGGTATTGGAAACGTGGACAACAACTACCCCTTATTCGCGATCCCTACCATTCGCCTCGAAATAGCGCCCGAAGATCCCTCCACCTGAAACCCTTACCCAGCTCCGGGTGAAAACACCCGGCCGAAAAAGAATTTTCAGAATGATATTGCCCTAAAGAAAACCTCATTTCCTTGCAATAAAAAAAACCTCCTGTGATTGCAGGAGGCTATTGATAAAATGGTGCCGAAGGCGAGACTCGAACTCGCACAGGCGTACGCCTACTAGACCCTGAACCTAGCGCGTCTACCAGTTCCGCCACTTCGGCACGAAATAGGTTGATATTTTGAAAGAGATCTTTATATTACTTTTTGACGCATGTCAACCGAATTGTAGGGGGCTGAAGGCCGACATATGGATGTGATCAAGAACCTGGAAGAACTCACCGAACCTTTGCGAAACCCCGTTTTGACGATCGGGAACTTTGACGGGGTTCACAGGGGGCATCTCGCCCTTTTCAACAAAGTGAAGGAAAGGGCTGCAGCCATCGGGGGACAATCGGCCGTCATGACCTTCGAACCCCATCCTCTGAAAATTCTGGACCCGGAGAAAAGCCCCTCTTTGATTACCACCACCAGGCAGAAAATCGAGCTCATTGAGAAAACAGGCATGGATGTCCTTTTCTGCCTCCCCTTTACGCACGAGTTCGCGGCCATCTCCGCCGAATCCTTTGTGCGGGATCTCCTCCTTGGGAAAATCGGGTTGAAGGAGATCGTGGTGGGATATGATTACTCATTCGGGCAGGGTCGCCGGGGAAACATCCGCCTGCTCGAGGATATGGGGGAATCCCTAGGTTTCAAGGTTCATGTAGTAAAACCAGTCCTCATCCAGGATACGCCGGTCTCTAGTACCTCCATCAGGAACCTCCTGAAGGAAGGCCGCCTGGAGGAGGCCCGTGAATTCCTAGGACGGGCTTATCAAGTTGCGGGAACGGTTGTCAAGGGCGCAGGCCGGGGCGGGCCGATTCTGGGCATTCCGACGGCCAACCTGGTGCTTGAGGAAGAATTGACACCCCGGGAAGGGGTATACGCCGTGACCGTTCTTATCGACGGCAAGACCCATTACGGCGTAACCAACATCGGGTACAACCCTACTTTCGGGAACAACACCCTTTCCGTGGAGACGCATATCCTGGACTTCACAGGTGATCTTTTGGGAAAAACCATTAAAGTAAACTTCCTCCACCGCCTCAGAGACGAAAAAACATTCGAATCCGTGGAAAAACTGGCTGATCAAATCACCGCCGACATCCGGCGGGCTAGACACCTTTTCGGAATTGACCTCTCCTCTCAACAAGTCGCCCAAAACCGCTGACTGGAAGCTGTGGGCTGGAATCCTGATCAGCGCCGTCTTCATCTTTCTGGCTTTCCGAAAGGTGGATACGGGTCGGATGTGGATGGTTCTGAAATCCGCGAACCTCTCTTCCATCCTCATGATCGTCGTCTTTACGTTCCTCCAGTACGTGGCACGGGCCTGGCGCTGGGCCATACTTCTGGAGCCCATCCAAACCACCGGGTTCCGGAACCGGATTCAGGCGGTACTAATCGGATTCGCCGCCAACTGTGTATTTCCTGCCAGGCTTGGGGAGTTCATCAGGGCCAATCTCCTCGGGCGAAAGGAAAAGCTCAGCGGGAGTTCGATCCTTGGCACTATTTTGGTGGAAAGGCTTTTCGACGGCTTCACCCTGCTCCTGATTCTCGCCATCGGCCTATCAGGCACAACCTTTACAGGCGAATGGTCTGCTGTGTCCGGCAGCCTCAGGGGTACGGGCTATGCCCTCTTTTTCACCTACCTTCTGGTGATCCTCTTTATCGTTGGGTTTAAATACAAAACCCGGGAGTGTCTCAATCTCCTGGATCGCCTCCTCTTTTTTTTCCCAAAAAAGCTCCGAAAAAAGTCTATCGAAGCCATCCGCAACTTCAGCCTGGGGCTCGTCCTCCTGAGGAGTCCCGTCCACTGGGCCAGAGCCATATTACTTTCCATCCTGGTGTGGACCTTTGGAATTGTACAGATACAATTCACAGAGCTTTCCCTGGGTTTGAATCTCCCCCTGATTGCCGCCTTTCTCGTAATGGCCATGGGATCCTTCGGGGCCATGATCCCTTCCGCCCCGGGATTCATCGGGACCTTTCATCTTGCAGTTCAGTACGCTTTTCTTTTTTACGGGCTGGATAAGGAAGAAGCCCTCTCAGCAGCGATTCTCTGGCACGCGGCCGTGGTTATCCCGACCGTGCTTGCGGGCCTCCTGGCCTTCCTCTCCTCACAGTTCTCGACGGAGCGAACGGAAAAGAAGGAATCGGAGATCCTGGAGAAGGATCGAATCGGGCTATAGGAAAAGAACTTTAAGTTTCCATTCCCATTTTCGGATGCCGCCCCGAGCTTACAAATGCCGTGGAGACATTCCCGCCTATGGATTGAACCATTGAAGAGGCGGATCGCGGCGAAAAAGCATTAAACCCTGGGAAAGGGCTTCGGCCCGTCTGTTTTTTGAAAAAACAGTGGACATTTCCCACCTTTTGCTTTATAAGCATCCCCTCAGGATGGAATGGGTTCGGCTTGTCCCGGATGGGCGTGCCTCTGACAGAGAGGCCCCTGAACCGAAACCGGCGCTTTGCACATGGAGAAGGCCGGCATGAAATGAAGCCGGACAACCGGGTCGAGCCGCCCCGCAAGTGTCTTTCGATACAGGTTTTTTAACCCACCAGCGGGGTCCCATTCACCTCGTCACCCCATGCCCTCTCGGCACACAGCATCAAAGCAAAGAAAGCTAGAAGAATGATGAGCGAGACGTTACTCACCTTTCCAAAGGGTGGAATTCACCCCCCGGAGTATAAGGACCTCACCGATCACTTGCCCATTGAGGATATGCCTCTTCCGGAAGAGGTGGAGATCCTGCTTCACCAGCATTTCGGCGCCCCCTGTACCCCCCTTGTCAAGAAAAAGGCGGAGGTATCGGAGGGGGATCTGATCGGTCGGGTGGAAGCCGGACTTGGGGCCAACGTGCATGCAAGCGTTACCGGCGTGGTG contains these protein-coding regions:
- a CDS encoding YHS domain-containing protein, with product MTDHNSTNGGSTNKAIDPVCRMEVEPGLTKFVSVYQGRSYWFCAEACRKAFEANPRKYLHNNTPRKKGWFGRYLQRIAKVSQKEFGGEGPRCH
- a CDS encoding bifunctional riboflavin kinase/FAD synthetase, with product MDVIKNLEELTEPLRNPVLTIGNFDGVHRGHLALFNKVKERAAAIGGQSAVMTFEPHPLKILDPEKSPSLITTTRQKIELIEKTGMDVLFCLPFTHEFAAISAESFVRDLLLGKIGLKEIVVGYDYSFGQGRRGNIRLLEDMGESLGFKVHVVKPVLIQDTPVSSTSIRNLLKEGRLEEAREFLGRAYQVAGTVVKGAGRGGPILGIPTANLVLEEELTPREGVYAVTVLIDGKTHYGVTNIGYNPTFGNNTLSVETHILDFTGDLLGKTIKVNFLHRLRDEKTFESVEKLADQITADIRRARHLFGIDLSSQQVAQNR
- a CDS encoding flippase-like domain-containing protein, translated to MTSPLNKSPKTADWKLWAGILISAVFIFLAFRKVDTGRMWMVLKSANLSSILMIVVFTFLQYVARAWRWAILLEPIQTTGFRNRIQAVLIGFAANCVFPARLGEFIRANLLGRKEKLSGSSILGTILVERLFDGFTLLLILAIGLSGTTFTGEWSAVSGSLRGTGYALFFTYLLVILFIVGFKYKTRECLNLLDRLLFFFPKKLRKKSIEAIRNFSLGLVLLRSPVHWARAILLSILVWTFGIVQIQFTELSLGLNLPLIAAFLVMAMGSFGAMIPSAPGFIGTFHLAVQYAFLFYGLDKEEALSAAILWHAAVVIPTVLAGLLAFLSSQFSTERTEKKESEILEKDRIGL